Genomic DNA from Thermobifida alba:
GCTCTACCACGCCTCCAGCACCTTCAAGGACGCCTTCCTCGGGCTCCTCAGCGGAGGGGCGGCCGGGCTGGTCGTGGGCTGCGTGCTCGGCCAGTCGAAACGGCTGGCGCAGGTGTTCGAACCGTTCATCACCGCGTTCTACACCATGCCCAAGCACGCGCTGATCCCCCTGTTCATCATGTGGGTCGGGATCGGCTCGGAGCTGCGGGTGCTCACCGCCGCGGCGATCGTGTTCTTCCTGGTCTTCTACAACACCTTCTTCGGCATCCGCGACGTCAGCCAGAACCTGGTCGACTCGGTCCGGGTGATGGGCGGAACCCCGCTCGACGTGCTCTTCCGGGTGATGCTGCCGTCCGCGCTGATCTGGGTGTTCGCCGCGTTGAAGCTGGCCGTCCCGCAGGCGATCGTCGGCGTGGTGGTCGCCGAGATGCTGGCGGGAGACCGCGGCCTGGGCTTCCTGGTGTCGATGAACGCGGGCACGTTCAACAGCGACGGCACGTTCGCCGCGATCCTGGCGCTGCTCATCGTCGGCTTCCTCGTGGACCGGCTGATGAACCTGGTCACCCGCCGGGCGCTGCTGTGGAAGAACAGCGACAGGGCGGTCTGAGACCCGGCGGCGCAGCGGCGGACCGTCCCCGCCCGCGCCTGCCGGGCGTCCCGCGCCACGGGCGTTCGCGCCCGCGGCGCGGGACGTTCGCTTCCGCGGCCCTCCGACGGGAAGGACGGGCCCCGGGGCGGATGCGTCGCACAAAGCGCTCCGAGACGTTCGGAACGGAGAAAGAAGCGTTCCGAACCGTCCGGATCAGTGGGCGGAGCGGGGAAATTCCGCGATTCCGTCACACGCCCCGGCCGCGGTCGGTAGCGTCGGCCGCATGCCGACCCAAGAGCACGAGATGCTCATCGAACTGTTCCGCAACCGGCCCGACCTGGCCGCGGCGCTGCTCGACGACGTGTTCGACGTCGAGGTGCCCGCGGACGCCCGGGCGCGACTGGAGTCGGGGGACCTCACCGAGTGCGCGCCCACCGAGTACCGCGCCGACGCGGTGGTGACGCTCCGCGGTGAGCGGGAACGCATGGCGGTGGTGGTGGAGGTCCAGCGCGACGGCGCGCACGTCCGGCGGTCCAAGCAGTGGAGCTGGCCCGCCTACCTGGCCACGCTCCGTTCCCGGATGCGCTGCCCCACGGTGCTGCTGGTGGTCTGCCCCGACGACGCCACCGCCCGCTGGTGCGCCGAGCCCATCGACACCGGCCACCCCGGCTGGGTGCTGCGGCCCCTGGTGGTGGGGCCGGGCGTGCTGCCCGCCGTGACCGAGGTGGCGGAGGCCGCCCGCCTGCCCGAGCTGGCCGTGCTGTCGGCCCTGGCCCACGGCGAGTCCCAGCCCCGGGTCCTGGACGCGCTGTACGGGGCCCTGGCGAGTGCCGAGGACGTGGAGCAGGCCCAGTTGTACGCTGATTTCGTACTCGCGGCGCTTCCCGAGGCCGCTCGTAAGCACCTGGAGGAACTGATGGCGACCGGAACCTACGAGTACAGGAGCGACTTCGCCAGGCGCTACGTGGAGAAGGGGCGCGCGGAGGGTGAGGCCCGTGCCGTGCTGCGGGTACTGGCCGCGCGGGGGGTGGAGGTGACCGAGGAGGCGCGTCGGCGGGTGCTGGAGTGCGCCG
This window encodes:
- a CDS encoding ABC transporter permease, yielding MRSVSTVVTEREATAEQAPEAAKPGRGRTRIRWRIHLVQVGLIAAILAAWELSAGRLVDDLLTSRPSEIFPTFWSWIVSGELLYHASSTFKDAFLGLLSGGAAGLVVGCVLGQSKRLAQVFEPFITAFYTMPKHALIPLFIMWVGIGSELRVLTAAAIVFFLVFYNTFFGIRDVSQNLVDSVRVMGGTPLDVLFRVMLPSALIWVFAALKLAVPQAIVGVVVAEMLAGDRGLGFLVSMNAGTFNSDGTFAAILALLIVGFLVDRLMNLVTRRALLWKNSDRAV